One genomic segment of Paenibacillus antri includes these proteins:
- a CDS encoding GTP pyrophosphokinase has protein sequence MDHPIDQWKTVRNKLTRFMMMYKFALSEVETKIEILQEEFQLLHEYNPIEHTKSRLKSPESIMKKLIRKGGVASLADVRNSVKDIAGIRITCSFLSDIYRIADMLRNQDDLNFVSVKDYLKQPKPNGYKSLHLLIEVPVFMSDRQELVAVEVQIRTIAMDFWASLEHKIFYKYNGSVPERLLAELKEAADTAAELDEKMERLRREVDEIKQTSASAQDREMRLLIDRQSFAIPESLLRLVEEQS, from the coding sequence ATGGATCACCCTATCGATCAATGGAAAACCGTTCGAAACAAGTTGACCCGCTTCATGATGATGTACAAGTTCGCGCTCAGCGAGGTCGAGACGAAAATCGAAATCTTGCAAGAGGAGTTCCAACTGCTGCACGAGTACAACCCCATCGAACATACGAAGTCGAGATTGAAATCTCCGGAAAGCATTATGAAAAAGCTGATCCGCAAAGGCGGCGTCGCGTCTCTCGCCGACGTCCGGAACTCCGTGAAGGATATCGCCGGGATCCGCATTACATGTTCGTTTTTATCCGATATTTACCGGATCGCCGACATGCTGCGGAACCAAGACGATTTGAATTTCGTATCTGTTAAAGATTACTTGAAACAGCCGAAGCCGAACGGATATAAAAGTCTGCATCTGTTGATCGAGGTACCGGTCTTTATGTCGGATCGCCAGGAGCTCGTCGCCGTAGAAGTGCAAATCCGAACGATCGCGATGGATTTCTGGGCGAGTCTCGAGCACAAGATCTTCTATAAGTATAACGGCTCCGTTCCCGAGCGGCTGCTCGCCGAATTGAAGGAAGCCGCCGACACCGCGGCGGAATTGGACGAGAAGATGGAACGGCTTCGGAGGGAGGTCGACGAGATCAAGCAAACGTCCGCCTCGGCGCAGGATCGCGAGATGCGGCTGCTGATCGATCGACAGTCGTTCGCTATCCCCGAATCGCTGCTCAGGCTAGTCGAAGAACAATCGTAA